One part of the Raphanus sativus cultivar WK10039 chromosome 7, ASM80110v3, whole genome shotgun sequence genome encodes these proteins:
- the LOC108833457 gene encoding LOW QUALITY PROTEIN: histone-lysine N-methyltransferase, H3 lysine-9 specific SUVH7-like (The sequence of the model RefSeq protein was modified relative to this genomic sequence to represent the inferred CDS: inserted 1 base in 1 codon), whose protein sequence is MSPIEDKWLGSWSIESDDDNNHIENISSSPTSLMFSPFQFLDDETYYTTPHLPSAVSSFQTIIDEAFIDETYNTTTFYPLTVSPLQTPDDKTNNITSPSTLEVGPLQTVDDENHNTKTPPPTLEVPPLPTIDGETHKTEPPLPTLEITLLPTVDNNINNTPPPPLMDSSLQAIVPYETNKDSTSAADGPGSGAIKIKRGRPRGSKNLKMAIKKPKPYDPNSRVVTSCPSFDSGISEAEGETGNKEVAESVLMQFDAVRRRLCQLKCVKGPSLLTTALTNCKNLGVRTNTKKRIGSIPGIKIGDIFYFWGEMSLVGLHMQMVAGIDYLTIKXGATEGPLATSVVTSGHYDDETEDLQTLIYTGHGGQATDQKLGRGNLALQESKLKGNEVRVIRGEEDPNNKNKKIYIYDGLYIVSDSWTAKGKSGFEEFKFKLLRKPDQPAGYANWSKCTDNSRKDLILKDLSYGAEILPVPLVNEIDENDKEMPQDFSYVNSSTWSGMTIVQNYQSTACTNCQARLCEDPKCICVQRNGGDLPYHNRILVCRKPMVYECGDTCPCPPDCHNRVTQTGLKIRVEVFKTEKCGWGLRTLEPIRAGTFICQLVGMVKRLHDVDDEYVFDSSRVYNQFKWNYEPELVGEDCWDQVSEAYELRWQMLVSSKEYGNVSRFMNHSCSPNVMWQPIEFEDSRQPCVRIAFFAMKHIPPLTELRYDYGMSCKTEEVGEDGKAIFKGKRICHCGLVKCQGSFG, encoded by the exons ATGAGTCCAATTGAGGATAAATGGCTTGGAAGTTGGAGTATTGAATCTGACGATGATAACAATCATATTGAAAACATATCATCATCACCAACTTCTCTAATGTTTTCACCGTTTCAATTCCTTGATGATGAAACCTACTACACAACACCACATCTTCCTTCAGCAGTCTCATCCTTTCAAACCATTATCGATGAAGCCTTCATCGATGAAACCTACAACACAACAACATTTTATCCCCTGACGGTCTCACCGCTTCAAACCCCTGATGATAAAACCAACAACATAACATCTCCCTCTACTCTAGAGGTCGGACCTCTTCAAACTGTTGATGATGAAAACCATAACACAAAAACACCTCCTCCTACTCTAGAAGTCCCACCCCTTCCAACCATTGATGGTGAAACCCACAAAACAGAGCCACCTCTTCCTACTCTGGAGATCACCTTGCTTCCAACTgttgataataatattaacaaCACACCACCTCCTCCTCTAATGGACTCATCGCTTCAAGCCATTGTACCATATGAAACCAACAAAGACTCCACTAGTGCTGCTGATGGTCCTGGTTCTGGTGCGATCAAAATCAAACGTGGTCGGCCAAGAGGTTCCAAGAACTTAAAGATGGCCATAAAAAAGCCGAAACCTTATGATCCCAACAGCAGAGTGGTTACGTCTTGCCCAAGTTTCGACTCGGGGATAAGTGAAGCAGAGGGAGAAACAGGAAACAAAGAGGTCGCCGAATCAGTCTTGATGCAGTTTGATGCAGTTAGGCGTCGACTATGTCAGCTAAAGTGCGTTAAAG GACCATCCCTGCTTACAACCGCCCTCACTAACTGTAAGAATTTGGGTGTTAGGACTAATACAAAGAAAAGAATCGGCTCGATCCCTGGAATAAAGATAGGtgatatattttacttttgggGAGAAATGAGCTTAGTTGGGCTACACATGCAGATGGTTGCCGGTATTGACTATCTAACTATCA AAGGTGCAACAGAAGGTCCTTTAGCTACAAGTGTGGTAACATCAGGACACTACGATGACGAAACAGAAGACCTTCAAACTTTAATCTATACTGGACATGGTGGTCAAGCTACTGATCAGAAACTTGGAAGAGGAAACCTTGCGTTGCAAGAAAGTAAACTGAAAGGAAATGAAGTTAGAGTGATAAGAGGTGAAGAAGATCCCAACAACAAGAATAAGAAGATATACATTTATGATGGGCTTTACATTGTGTCAGATTCCTGGACAGCTAAAGGAAAATCCGGTTTCGAAGAGTTCAAGTTCAAATTGCTGAGAAAACCAGACCAACCTGCTGGTTATGCAAATTGGAGTAAGTGTACGGATAATTCAAGAAAAGATTTGATACTTAAAGATCTTTCATATGGAGCCGAGATTTTGCCAGTCCCACTGGTGAATGAAATTGATGAGAATGACAAGGAGATGCCTCAAGATTTCAGCTACGTCAACTCTTCGACTTGGTCAGGTATGACGATTGTTCAGAACTATCAATCTACCGCATGCACCAATTGTCAAGCTCGGTTATGCGAAGATCCAAAGTGCATTTGTGTCCAAAGGAACGGTGGCGACTTGCCATACCATAACCGTATTCTAGTATGTCGTAAGCCAATGGTTTATGAATGTGGCGATACGTGTCCTTGTCCTCCTGACTGCCACAACAGAGTAACTCAAACTGGTTTGAAAATTCGCGTTGAAGTGTTTAAGACGGAGAAGTGCGGTTGGGGATTACGTACGTTAGAGCCGATTCGAGCAGGAACTTTCATTTGTCAGTTGGTTGGTATGGTTAAGAGACTACATGACGTAGACGACGAATATGTGTTTGATTCTTCTCGCGTTTACAACCAGTTCAAGTGGAACTACGAGCCAGAGCTCGTGGGTGAAGATTGTTGGGACCAAGTCTCTGAAGCTTATGAACTTCGGTGGCAAATGTTGGTCAGCTCGAAAGAGTATGGAAATGTCAGCCGGTTCATGAACCATAGCTGCTCGCCGAATGTTATGTGGCAGCCTATTGAATTTGAAGATTCTCGTCAGCCGTGTGTTCGCATTGCGTTTTTTGCGATGAAGCATATACCTCCACTGACAGAGCTGAGATATGATTATGGAATGTCTTGTAAAACTGAAGAGGTTGGAGAAGATGGGAAGGCAATTTTCAAAGGCAAGAGGATTTGTCATTGTGGTTTAGTCAAGTGTCAAGGCTCTTTTGGATGA